The following proteins come from a genomic window of Candidatus Neomarinimicrobiota bacterium:
- the gyrB gene encoding DNA topoisomerase (ATP-hydrolyzing) subunit B, with the protein MKENNKGSAEYGAEEIQVLKGLDAVRKRPAMFIGDIGRRGMHHLVNEVVDNSIDEALAGFCTKMHVTINKDESVTVEDDGRGIPVEMHAEEKKPALEVVMTILHAGGKFEKSSYKISGGLHGVGVSVVNALSEWCKVEVSRDGFIYMQEYVRGVTKGPLKKIGKTKKTGTKTTFKPDHKIFTVKHFDFNIVSERLHELAFLNKGLEIILTDERDGRTETYLAKKGLVEFVKYLDESRHPIHDKIIWFEAERDDVPVEVAMEYTDNYTENVFSFVNNIDTIEGGTHLSGFKTALTRVLNNFGIKDNKFKDPSKGLSGDDCREGLTAVISIKVAEPQFEGQTKTKLGNGEIKGIVDSIVYEQLTEFFEQNPPIRKKIIDKALLSARSREAARKARELIRRKSALDSGNLPGKLADCSTRDPEFTELYIVEGDSAGGSAKQGRDRMYQAVLPLRGKILNVEKARLDKILGNNEIRTLITALGTGISGEDFDLEKLRYGKIIIMTDADVDGAHIRTLLLTFFFRHMRELIQEGHIYIAQPPLFKIKRGKSEEYAYNEKERVEIVKKLSKNGKNKVDIQRYKGLGEMNPDQLWKTTMDPETRTVLRVALEETTVADKVFSDLMGEVVEPRRKFIEENARFVKNLDI; encoded by the coding sequence ATGAAAGAGAATAACAAGGGATCCGCAGAATACGGCGCAGAAGAAATCCAGGTCTTAAAGGGACTCGATGCAGTTCGCAAGAGACCAGCTATGTTCATAGGCGATATCGGCAGGCGCGGCATGCACCACCTGGTGAACGAAGTGGTAGACAACAGTATTGACGAAGCGCTTGCAGGATTTTGCACCAAGATGCATGTAACCATAAATAAAGATGAAAGCGTTACGGTAGAGGATGACGGAAGAGGGATACCGGTTGAGATGCATGCGGAGGAGAAAAAACCGGCGCTTGAGGTGGTTATGACTATCCTGCATGCCGGTGGAAAGTTCGAAAAAAGTTCCTACAAGATATCCGGGGGCCTTCATGGGGTCGGAGTCTCGGTTGTGAATGCCCTCTCTGAATGGTGCAAAGTTGAAGTCTCGCGGGATGGGTTTATATACATGCAGGAGTATGTTCGCGGCGTCACCAAGGGACCGCTGAAAAAGATCGGGAAGACGAAGAAAACCGGAACTAAAACGACCTTCAAGCCCGACCATAAAATATTTACGGTTAAACATTTTGATTTCAACATCGTTTCCGAAAGACTTCACGAGCTGGCATTTTTAAACAAGGGGCTGGAGATAATTCTTACGGATGAAAGAGACGGCAGAACAGAGACGTATCTGGCAAAGAAAGGGCTTGTGGAGTTTGTAAAATATCTCGATGAGAGCAGACACCCGATTCACGATAAGATCATCTGGTTTGAGGCCGAACGCGATGATGTTCCAGTAGAAGTTGCGATGGAATATACGGATAACTACACGGAGAATGTCTTTTCATTTGTCAATAACATAGACACGATCGAGGGGGGCACACATCTATCGGGATTCAAAACGGCCCTGACAAGAGTACTTAATAATTTCGGAATAAAGGACAACAAGTTTAAAGACCCGTCCAAGGGCCTGTCGGGTGATGACTGCCGCGAGGGGCTTACTGCCGTAATATCCATAAAAGTTGCGGAGCCGCAGTTTGAGGGGCAAACGAAAACAAAGCTCGGTAACGGCGAAATTAAAGGTATTGTTGACAGTATTGTATATGAACAGCTGACTGAATTTTTCGAACAGAACCCGCCGATTAGAAAAAAGATCATCGACAAGGCATTACTGTCGGCAAGAAGCAGGGAAGCCGCGCGAAAAGCGAGAGAGCTTATCAGAAGAAAATCGGCGCTGGATTCAGGAAACCTCCCGGGAAAATTGGCTGATTGTTCGACAAGAGACCCTGAATTTACAGAACTATATATCGTTGAGGGAGATTCAGCCGGCGGTTCTGCGAAGCAGGGACGAGACAGGATGTATCAAGCGGTGCTCCCATTGAGGGGGAAGATACTAAACGTCGAAAAGGCGAGGCTGGACAAAATATTGGGTAACAATGAAATCAGGACGCTTATCACAGCCCTTGGAACCGGCATAAGCGGCGAGGATTTTGATCTGGAAAAATTGCGGTACGGTAAGATAATAATAATGACCGACGCTGACGTGGACGGCGCCCACATAAGAACGCTTCTCCTGACATTTTTCTTCAGGCATATGCGCGAGCTGATTCAGGAGGGACACATATATATCGCACAGCCGCCGCTCTTTAAGATAAAGAGGGGAAAGTCAGAGGAATACGCATATAATGAAAAAGAGCGGGTAGAGATAGTCAAAAAATTATCGAAAAACGGGAAAAATAAAGTCGATATTCAGCGATACAAAGGGCTGGGAGAAATGAATCCTGA